One genomic region from Conexibacter woesei Iso977N encodes:
- the cobA gene encoding uroporphyrinogen-III C-methyltransferase: MTPGSHDDAGRGAHAVRGVMTASAPGPGRVILVGAGPGDPGLMTARALEAIAQADVILYDKLIPSTALEGARADAELIDVGKVGGGKQVPQEETHRLLLLHAQEGKLVVRVKGGDPFVFGRGGEEALLCREHGIAFEVVPGVTAGIAGPAYAGIPVTQRGMAAAVAFVTGHEDPAKPETMIDWPALAAFPGTLVFYMGVRALPRIAESLVAGGRPDSEPVAIVERGTLPDQRSVHGTLSTIAALADAAQIKPPSVTIVGPVAALGEELAWLGRGPLEGVSVVVTRPKAQASGLARSLRDLGARVVEAATIVPQPLEFSVPDQLNGYDLLVLSSPNGVARFFAELKRSGRDARALAGVEVAVIGPGTADALRAHGVEPDLIPRRAVGESLAELVAARDDVRTALIVRARGGRDIVRNALDAQGVQVDVVEPYVTVAEPLDARTRAAALGADWATFTSASSARFFLEAAGGPEAVRESGLRLASIGPITTEALRSQGLEPDVEAAEHTPGGLVDALVAAAATTRAG, translated from the coding sequence ATGACTCCGGGCTCGCACGACGACGCCGGGCGCGGGGCGCATGCCGTTCGCGGCGTCATGACCGCCTCCGCGCCCGGCCCCGGCCGCGTGATCCTCGTCGGCGCCGGCCCCGGCGACCCGGGGCTGATGACCGCCCGCGCGCTGGAGGCCATCGCGCAGGCCGACGTCATCCTGTACGACAAGCTGATCCCGTCGACCGCCCTGGAGGGCGCGCGCGCCGACGCCGAGCTGATCGACGTCGGCAAGGTCGGCGGCGGCAAGCAGGTACCCCAAGAGGAGACGCACCGGCTGCTGCTCCTGCACGCGCAGGAGGGCAAGCTCGTCGTCCGCGTCAAGGGCGGCGACCCGTTCGTCTTCGGCCGTGGCGGCGAGGAGGCGCTGCTGTGCCGCGAGCACGGCATCGCGTTCGAGGTCGTCCCCGGCGTCACCGCCGGGATCGCCGGGCCCGCCTACGCCGGCATCCCGGTCACGCAGCGCGGGATGGCCGCGGCGGTCGCGTTCGTCACCGGCCACGAGGACCCGGCCAAGCCCGAGACGATGATCGACTGGCCCGCGCTGGCCGCGTTCCCGGGCACGTTGGTGTTCTACATGGGCGTGCGCGCGCTGCCGCGGATCGCCGAGAGCCTCGTCGCCGGCGGGCGCCCCGACAGCGAGCCGGTCGCGATCGTCGAGCGCGGCACGCTCCCCGACCAGCGCTCGGTGCACGGCACGCTGAGCACGATCGCGGCGCTCGCCGACGCGGCGCAGATCAAGCCGCCGTCGGTGACGATCGTCGGCCCGGTCGCCGCGCTCGGCGAGGAGCTGGCGTGGCTGGGCCGCGGGCCGCTGGAGGGCGTGAGCGTCGTCGTGACGCGCCCGAAGGCGCAGGCCAGCGGGCTGGCGCGCTCGCTGCGCGACCTCGGCGCGCGTGTGGTCGAGGCGGCGACGATCGTCCCGCAGCCGCTGGAGTTCAGCGTCCCGGACCAACTCAATGGCTATGACCTGCTCGTGCTCTCCTCGCCCAACGGCGTGGCGCGGTTCTTCGCGGAGCTCAAGCGCTCCGGCCGCGACGCGCGGGCACTCGCGGGCGTCGAGGTCGCCGTCATCGGCCCCGGCACCGCGGACGCGCTGCGCGCGCACGGCGTCGAGCCGGACCTGATCCCGCGCAGGGCCGTCGGCGAGTCGCTGGCCGAGCTGGTCGCCGCGCGCGACGACGTCAGGACCGCGCTGATCGTCCGGGCGCGGGGCGGGCGCGACATCGTGCGCAACGCGCTCGACGCGCAGGGCGTGCAAGTTGATGTGGTCGAGCCCTACGTGACGGTCGCCGAGCCGCTCGACGCGCGCACCCGCGCGGCGGCCCTGGGCGCCGACTGGGCGACGTTCACCAGTGCGTCTTCCGCACGGTTCTTCCTGGAGGCCGCGGGCGGCCCCGAGGCGGTCCGGGAGTCCGGCCTGCGCCTCGCCTCGATCGGCCCGATCACGACCGAGGCCCTGCGATCGCAGGGCCTCGAACCGGACGTCGAGGCCGCCGAGCACACGCCCGGCGGCCTCGTGGATGCTCTCGTAGCGGCGGCGGCTACTACTCGGGCAGGGTGA
- the hemC gene encoding hydroxymethylbilane synthase, translated as MKLGTRGSRLALVQAHAVAAALSAAGIESEIVEITTSGDRGVAGDKARWIDTIEDALERGDIDLAVHSAKDVPAASLLRPGMRLSAVLGREDAADVLVGVDSLDALPEGARVGTASLRRRAQLLAVREDLQVVELRGNVDTRLRKLREGQCDALVLAAAGLRRLGLEREIGATLDPAVFVPAPGQGALAVEGREIPSVLVDPAADAALRAEREVVEALEATCDTPVGVHHDGVALHAFVGLPDGSAWLRDTVATTGDDAAALIVDRLDAMGARELLREAEAAA; from the coding sequence GTGAAGCTCGGCACGCGCGGATCGCGCCTGGCGCTGGTCCAGGCCCACGCGGTCGCCGCGGCGCTCAGCGCGGCGGGCATCGAGTCCGAGATCGTCGAGATCACGACGTCCGGAGATCGCGGTGTGGCGGGCGACAAGGCGCGCTGGATCGACACGATCGAGGACGCGCTGGAGCGCGGGGACATCGACCTCGCAGTGCACTCCGCGAAGGACGTCCCGGCGGCGTCGCTGCTGCGGCCGGGCATGAGACTGAGCGCGGTGCTGGGGCGCGAGGACGCGGCCGACGTGCTTGTCGGGGTCGACTCGTTGGACGCGCTGCCCGAGGGCGCGCGGGTCGGGACCGCGTCGCTGCGGCGGCGCGCGCAGCTGCTTGCGGTCCGGGAAGACCTGCAAGTTGTAGAACTACGCGGCAACGTCGACACGCGCCTGCGCAAGCTGCGCGAGGGGCAGTGCGACGCGCTCGTCCTGGCAGCCGCGGGCCTGCGGCGACTGGGGCTGGAGCGCGAGATCGGCGCGACGCTCGACCCCGCGGTGTTCGTCCCGGCCCCGGGCCAGGGCGCGCTGGCCGTCGAGGGGCGCGAGATCCCGTCCGTGCTCGTGGATCCTGCCGCCGACGCCGCACTGCGCGCCGAGCGCGAAGTTGTTGAAGCACTTGAAGCGACCTGCGACACGCCGGTCGGCGTCCATCATGATGGGGTTGCCTTGCACGCCTTCGTCGGCCTCCCGGACGGCAGCGCCTGGCTGCGCGACACGGTCGCCACGACCGGCGACGACGCCGCCGCGCTGATCGTCGACCGCCTCGACGCGATGGGCGCGCGCGAGCTGCTGCGCGAGGCGGAGGCCGCTGCATGA
- the hemA gene encoding glutamyl-tRNA reductase yields the protein MSRGGELLCLGISHKTAPVAVRERLAFTTPRAQELCRELVSGDAIREAVAISTCNRTEIYVVGDPVAAESELLTALARRAGTRATELAEAMYAPRNCDAARQLYRVVSGLESMIVGEAEIQGQTKRAYEAALEAGTTGPMTNRLFTAALQTGKRVRSETALGDGRASVSGIAVGLARDLMGPDLEKRDVVIIGAGETSELTAQALAEQGVRTIFVANRHADRARSIADRFGGSVSSLHDLPERLAEADIVVSSTSSPHPLIGVDELALVMRERNGAPLLLIDLAVPRDIEPACSELDGVALYDIDDLQSVVARNRQVREAERVHAEEVVEDEIQRFARWMGQLDVMPTISALREHGESIVEQVLAENAGRWESASPRDRARIDALARSIMQRLLHEPTIRLKTNDREISHGRLEMARELFGLLDEGADEAADAAVEGGEAEVRPLRRRDAR from the coding sequence GTGAGCCGCGGCGGCGAGCTGCTCTGCCTGGGTATCTCGCACAAGACCGCGCCGGTCGCGGTCCGTGAGCGCCTGGCGTTCACCACGCCGCGTGCGCAGGAGCTGTGCCGCGAGCTGGTCAGCGGCGACGCGATCCGCGAGGCGGTCGCGATCTCGACGTGCAACCGCACCGAGATCTACGTCGTCGGCGACCCCGTCGCGGCCGAGTCCGAGCTGCTGACCGCGCTGGCGCGCCGCGCCGGGACGCGCGCGACCGAGCTGGCCGAGGCGATGTACGCGCCGCGCAACTGCGACGCCGCCCGCCAGCTCTACCGCGTCGTCTCCGGCCTGGAGTCGATGATCGTCGGCGAGGCCGAGATCCAGGGCCAGACCAAGCGCGCCTACGAGGCCGCGCTGGAGGCCGGGACGACCGGCCCGATGACCAACCGCCTCTTCACCGCCGCGCTGCAGACCGGCAAGCGCGTGCGGTCCGAGACCGCGCTGGGCGACGGCCGCGCGTCGGTCTCCGGCATCGCCGTCGGGCTCGCGCGCGACCTGATGGGCCCGGACCTCGAGAAGCGCGACGTCGTGATCATCGGCGCGGGCGAGACGTCGGAGCTGACGGCGCAGGCGCTGGCCGAGCAGGGCGTCCGGACGATCTTCGTCGCCAACCGCCACGCCGACCGCGCGCGCTCGATCGCCGACCGCTTCGGCGGCAGCGTCTCCTCGCTGCACGACCTGCCCGAGCGCCTGGCCGAGGCCGACATCGTCGTCTCCTCGACCTCCTCGCCGCACCCGCTGATCGGCGTCGACGAGCTGGCGCTCGTCATGCGCGAGCGCAACGGCGCGCCGCTGCTGCTGATCGACCTGGCGGTCCCGCGCGACATCGAGCCCGCGTGCTCCGAGCTGGACGGCGTCGCGCTGTACGACATCGACGACCTGCAGTCGGTCGTCGCGCGCAACAGGCAGGTCCGCGAGGCCGAGCGCGTCCACGCCGAGGAAGTCGTCGAAGACGAGATCCAGCGCTTCGCCCGCTGGATGGGCCAGCTCGACGTGATGCCGACGATCTCCGCCCTGCGCGAGCACGGCGAGTCGATCGTCGAGCAGGTGCTGGCCGAGAACGCCGGCCGCTGGGAGAGCGCGTCGCCGCGCGACCGCGCCCGGATCGACGCGCTGGCGCGCTCGATCATGCAGCGGCTGCTGCACGAGCCGACGATCCGGCTGAAGACCAACGACCGCGAGATCAGCCACGGGCGCCTGGAGATGGCGCGCGAGCTGTTCGGCCTGCTGGACGAGGGCGCCGACGAGGCTGCGGACGCGGCGGTCGAGGGCGGCGAGGCCGAGGTGCGGCCGTTGCGGCGCCGCGACGCACGGTGA
- a CDS encoding cytochrome c biogenesis protein, giving the protein MSGPRLRALSAATVIVLIGGYALAAFYAPMDADQGFIQKIFYLHVPMAIVALCGFVFAGLCAIGHLRTGDSKWDLRAYVAIHVSIILGLGVLVTGAIWAKASWGHYWVWDEPTLVSFLIIFLLYATYTPLRFSIEDREKQSRYASVFAITAGAFVPLNFIAVRSATSLVHPRTLSSTENLPGKMALAFLVCIAGMTLLYALLFNYEIAHKTTVAQLRALKRKLAGDDAVRARRSAAPELQVR; this is encoded by the coding sequence ATGTCTGGCCCTCGTCTCCGCGCCCTGTCCGCCGCGACCGTGATCGTCCTGATCGGGGGCTACGCGCTGGCCGCGTTCTACGCCCCGATGGACGCCGACCAGGGCTTCATCCAGAAGATCTTCTACCTGCACGTGCCGATGGCGATCGTCGCGCTGTGCGGGTTCGTGTTCGCCGGCCTCTGTGCGATCGGTCACCTCCGCACCGGCGACTCGAAGTGGGACCTGCGCGCCTACGTCGCGATCCACGTGTCGATCATCCTCGGCCTCGGCGTGCTCGTCACCGGCGCGATCTGGGCCAAGGCGTCGTGGGGCCACTACTGGGTCTGGGACGAGCCGACGCTCGTCTCGTTCCTGATCATCTTCCTGCTCTACGCGACCTACACGCCGCTGCGGTTCTCGATCGAGGACCGCGAGAAGCAGTCGCGCTACGCCTCGGTCTTCGCGATCACCGCGGGCGCGTTCGTGCCGCTGAACTTCATCGCGGTGCGCAGCGCCACCTCGCTGGTGCACCCGCGCACGCTCAGCTCGACCGAGAACCTGCCCGGGAAGATGGCGCTCGCCTTCCTGGTCTGCATCGCCGGGATGACGCTCCTGTACGCGCTGCTCTTCAACTACGAGATCGCCCACAAGACGACCGTCGCCCAGCTGCGCGCGCTCAAGCGCAAGCTCGCGGGCGACGACGCGGTGCGCGCGCGCCGCTCCGCCGCCCCCGAACTGCAGGTCCGATAG
- a CDS encoding heme exporter protein CcmB, translated as MMWRAVSALLRKELRLELRTFQVVPAMALFSITTLVVFHFSLQRDAVDGALAGGILTITVLFSAILGINRLFVADHEEGGFDGFLLAPVDRTAMLVAKALALFSFLLVLELIAVPAFAFMLLDPEFTFTVLGQAIVALILADLAIAIVGTLVGALAIQTRARDLIVPLIALPLLLPVVIGTAKLLAPTFAAGGAAALPTRWLTIVGLYDLVFGLLAYAVFDFLLED; from the coding sequence ATGATGTGGCGCGCCGTCTCCGCCCTGCTGCGCAAGGAGCTGCGCCTCGAGCTGCGCACGTTCCAGGTCGTCCCCGCGATGGCGCTGTTCAGCATCACGACGCTCGTCGTCTTCCACTTCTCCCTCCAGCGCGACGCGGTCGACGGCGCGCTGGCCGGCGGGATCCTGACGATCACCGTCCTCTTCTCCGCGATCCTCGGCATCAACCGCCTCTTCGTCGCCGACCACGAGGAGGGCGGCTTCGACGGCTTCCTGCTCGCGCCCGTCGACCGCACCGCGATGCTCGTCGCCAAGGCGCTCGCGCTGTTCTCGTTCCTGCTCGTCCTGGAGCTGATCGCGGTCCCCGCGTTCGCGTTCATGCTGCTCGACCCGGAGTTCACGTTCACCGTCCTCGGGCAGGCGATCGTCGCGCTGATCCTGGCCGATCTGGCGATCGCGATCGTCGGGACGCTCGTCGGCGCGCTGGCGATCCAGACCCGCGCGCGCGACCTGATCGTGCCGCTGATCGCGCTCCCGCTGCTGCTCCCCGTGGTCATCGGGACCGCCAAGCTGCTCGCGCCAACCTTCGCCGCAGGCGGCGCCGCCGCGCTCCCCACGCGCTGGCTGACCATCGTCGGGCTCTATGATCTGGTCTTCGGGCTGCTCGCCTACGCCGTCTTCGACTTCCTGCTCGAGGACTAG
- a CDS encoding ABC transporter ATP-binding protein, which translates to MATPPAIELSKLTRRYGDRAALSDVTLTVEPGATLVVFGPNGAGKTTLLRVLATLLRPHGGRATILGSDLPDAGWAVRGRVGFLGHSSLLYNDLTARENLQFHARLHGVGAQRVEEVLAAVELTPRGDDPIHTYSRGMVQRAAVARAVLHDPELLLLDEPTANLDPRAAQLVEPLIGAASGRTRVVTSHDPVGGLLGADLALGLRGGRQELLAPATEVSSAQIGELYR; encoded by the coding sequence ATGGCGACGCCCCCAGCCATTGAGCTGAGCAAGCTCACCCGCCGCTACGGCGACCGCGCCGCGCTCTCGGACGTCACGCTGACCGTCGAACCCGGCGCGACGCTCGTCGTCTTCGGCCCCAACGGCGCAGGCAAGACGACGCTGCTGCGCGTCCTCGCCACGCTGCTGCGCCCGCACGGCGGCAGGGCGACGATCCTCGGCAGCGACCTGCCCGACGCGGGCTGGGCGGTGCGCGGGCGCGTCGGCTTCCTCGGCCACTCCAGCCTCCTCTACAACGACCTCACCGCGCGCGAGAACCTCCAGTTCCACGCGCGCCTGCACGGCGTCGGCGCGCAGCGCGTCGAGGAGGTCCTGGCCGCCGTCGAGCTGACCCCGCGCGGCGACGACCCGATCCACACCTACTCGCGCGGAATGGTCCAGCGCGCCGCGGTCGCCCGCGCGGTCCTGCACGACCCGGAGCTGCTGCTGCTCGACGAGCCGACCGCCAACCTCGACCCGCGCGCCGCGCAGCTCGTCGAGCCGCTGATCGGCGCCGCCTCGGGCCGCACGCGCGTCGTCACCAGCCACGACCCGGTCGGCGGCCTGCTCGGCGCGGACCTCGCGCTGGGGCTCAGAGGCGGCAGGCAGGAGCTGCTCGCGCCCGCCACCGAGGTCTCCAGCGCCCAGATCGGGGAGCTGTACCGCTAG
- a CDS encoding MogA/MoaB family molybdenum cofactor biosynthesis protein has protein sequence MRTCVLTVSTSVSRRVSEDESGPLLAHLAEEAGADVEAMEVVPDDFSLIEDRLHHFVDDGFALIFTTGGTGFTPDDVTPEATRAVIERDAPGIAEALRAESARHTPMGMLSRGVAGIAHRTLIINFPGSPKAVAELFPVVAPVLEHAVRTLQREHGDAPSH, from the coding sequence ATGCGCACCTGCGTCCTGACCGTCTCGACCTCCGTCTCGCGCCGCGTCAGCGAGGACGAGTCCGGCCCGCTGCTGGCCCACCTCGCCGAGGAGGCGGGCGCCGACGTCGAGGCGATGGAGGTCGTCCCCGACGACTTCAGCCTGATCGAGGACCGCCTGCACCACTTCGTCGACGACGGCTTCGCGCTGATCTTCACGACCGGCGGGACCGGCTTCACCCCGGACGACGTCACGCCCGAGGCGACGCGCGCGGTGATCGAGCGCGACGCGCCCGGGATCGCCGAGGCGCTGCGCGCCGAGTCCGCCAGGCACACGCCGATGGGCATGCTCAGCCGCGGCGTCGCGGGCATCGCGCACCGCACGTTGATCATCAACTTCCCCGGCAGCCCGAAGGCCGTCGCCGAGCTGTTCCCCGTGGTGGCACCCGTCCTGGAGCACGCAGTCCGTACGCTCCAGCGCGAACATGGCGACGCCCCCAGCCATTGA
- the moaC gene encoding cyclic pyranopterin monophosphate synthase MoaC — MSDETEAPRLTHLDESGEARMVDVGEKPTTMRRAVARATVRMSPETAKVVAQGDAPKGDVLGTARIAGVMAAKRTGELIPLCHPIGLDHVDVEADIDAAAGTITLTATAGVTAKTGVEMEAMTAATVAALTVYDMVKGVERDVAIENVVLLEKSGGRSGTWRRGA; from the coding sequence ATGAGCGATGAGACGGAAGCGCCGCGGCTGACCCACCTCGACGAGAGCGGGGAGGCGCGGATGGTCGATGTCGGGGAGAAGCCGACGACGATGCGGCGGGCTGTCGCGCGGGCGACGGTGCGGATGAGCCCGGAGACCGCCAAGGTGGTCGCGCAGGGCGATGCGCCGAAGGGCGATGTGCTCGGCACCGCGCGGATCGCGGGCGTGATGGCGGCCAAGAGGACCGGTGAGCTGATCCCGCTCTGCCACCCGATCGGCCTCGACCACGTCGACGTCGAGGCGGACATCGACGCCGCGGCAGGCACGATCACGCTCACCGCCACGGCGGGCGTCACCGCCAAGACGGGTGTCGAGATGGAGGCGATGACCGCCGCGACCGTCGCCGCGCTGACCGTCTACGACATGGTCAAAGGTGTGGAGCGAGACGTAGCGATCGAGAACGTCGTGCTGCTCGAGAAGTCCGGCGGCCGCTCCGGGACCTGGCGCCGCGGCGCCTGA
- a CDS encoding precorrin-2 dehydrogenase/sirohydrochlorin ferrochelatase family protein translates to MPAAAYEGKECVCQFKRGVCDQTCVRDMLDTPFYIACLKLRGRKTLVIGGGALGLEKTEGLLACDGDVTVISPEVVPAVAELAAEGSIAWEQREYAGPEDLEGVFMVIACTDDTDTNIKIYEDAERRAMLVNIVDVPPLCNFILPAILRTGPLAIAISTAGASPALAKRMKAEIGAQFGEEYARLAVLLNQTRGWAKGTLPTYQDRKDFFESIVNGTPDPIALLRAGDEQAVLDLIAKAREQHTPAAA, encoded by the coding sequence ATGCCTGCTGCCGCCTATGAAGGGAAGGAGTGCGTCTGCCAGTTCAAGCGCGGGGTCTGCGACCAGACCTGCGTGCGGGACATGCTGGACACGCCCTTCTACATCGCGTGCCTGAAGTTGAGGGGCCGCAAGACGCTCGTCATCGGCGGCGGCGCGCTGGGCCTGGAGAAGACCGAGGGCCTGCTGGCCTGCGACGGTGACGTCACCGTGATCTCCCCGGAAGTCGTTCCCGCGGTCGCCGAGCTGGCGGCCGAGGGGTCGATCGCCTGGGAGCAGCGCGAGTACGCCGGGCCGGAGGATCTCGAGGGCGTGTTCATGGTGATCGCCTGCACCGACGACACCGACACGAACATCAAGATCTACGAGGACGCCGAGCGCCGCGCGATGTTGGTGAACATCGTCGACGTGCCGCCGCTGTGCAACTTCATCCTGCCGGCGATCCTGCGCACCGGCCCGCTGGCGATCGCGATCTCGACCGCCGGCGCCTCGCCCGCGCTGGCCAAGCGCATGAAGGCCGAGATCGGCGCCCAGTTCGGCGAGGAGTACGCCCGCTTGGCGGTCCTGCTGAACCAGACCCGCGGCTGGGCCAAGGGCACGCTGCCGACCTACCAGGACCGCAAGGACTTCTTCGAGTCGATCGTCAACGGCACACCCGACCCGATCGCCCTCCTGCGCGCGGGCGACGAGCAGGCCGTGCTGGACCTCATCGCCAAGGCCCGCGAGCAGCACACGCCCGCGGCGGCGTAG
- a CDS encoding oxygenase MpaB family protein, with amino-acid sequence MTDSYFTDDSLLRRVHREKVVGLSGPRALLMMAAHPVAFEGFFMATGSLDDPYKRLRRTAEVMDAVAWRSRAEADRRTRRVRAMHAQARGTLPRAAGPFPAGTPWAADDPELLLWIVACLVDSAVLVYERYVTGLTPAERDAYWADYRVVGRLFGLADADMPPTWNDFKAYMNDMLRSGDLHVTPTAREVGIDVVLRPPVPLKARPLVELANFITVGLLPGRVRRGYGFSWDPARALAVRGGAEYVKRVLVPLLPRGWRYVPGAVAPAAGAAA; translated from the coding sequence GTGACCGACTCCTACTTCACCGACGACTCCCTGCTGCGCCGCGTCCACCGCGAGAAGGTGGTCGGCCTGTCCGGGCCGCGCGCGCTGCTGATGATGGCCGCGCATCCCGTGGCGTTCGAGGGCTTCTTCATGGCGACGGGCTCCCTCGACGACCCCTACAAGCGCCTGCGCCGGACCGCCGAGGTGATGGACGCCGTCGCGTGGAGGTCGCGCGCCGAGGCCGACCGCAGGACCCGGCGCGTTCGCGCCATGCACGCGCAGGCTCGCGGCACCCTCCCGCGCGCGGCCGGCCCGTTCCCGGCGGGCACGCCGTGGGCGGCCGACGACCCGGAGCTGCTGCTGTGGATCGTCGCCTGCCTGGTCGACTCCGCGGTCCTGGTCTACGAGCGCTACGTCACCGGCCTCACCCCGGCCGAGCGCGACGCCTACTGGGCCGACTACCGCGTCGTCGGGCGCCTGTTCGGCCTGGCCGACGCCGACATGCCGCCGACCTGGAACGACTTCAAGGCGTACATGAACGACATGCTGCGCTCCGGCGACCTGCACGTGACCCCGACTGCGCGCGAGGTCGGCATCGACGTCGTCCTGCGCCCGCCGGTCCCGCTCAAGGCCCGCCCGCTCGTCGAGCTGGCGAACTTCATCACGGTGGGGTTGCTCCCCGGCAGGGTCCGCCGCGGCTACGGGTTCTCGTGGGACCCGGCCCGCGCGCTGGCCGTGCGCGGCGGCGCCGAGTACGTCAAGCGCGTGCTCGTCCCGCTGCTCCCGCGCGGCTGGCGCTACGTGCCGGGCGCGGTCGCGCCCGCCGCCGGCGCGGCGGCCTGA
- a CDS encoding XRE family transcriptional regulator: protein MPNDIVKVVGDNLRRLRAQKGQSLSELARSSGVAKATLSALEGGRGNPTLETMSAIAAALQLPMGDLITAADPAPVQVVRSDEGTDIPGTANDLRLIARFTPGGTVEVYEASWPRRSTRNAGGHGPGTREHVFVTRGGLKVGPLGREVGLAGGDYATFAADEPHLYEARANTRALLLMQWAPGLPQAAAPAAGATAPGT, encoded by the coding sequence ATGCCGAACGATATTGTCAAGGTCGTCGGGGACAACCTGCGCCGCCTGCGCGCCCAGAAGGGCCAGTCGCTGTCCGAGCTCGCACGCTCCAGCGGCGTGGCGAAGGCGACGCTCAGCGCGCTGGAAGGCGGGCGCGGCAACCCGACGCTGGAGACGATGAGCGCGATCGCCGCGGCGCTCCAGCTCCCGATGGGCGACCTCATCACGGCGGCCGATCCGGCGCCGGTGCAGGTCGTGCGCAGCGACGAGGGCACCGACATCCCGGGGACGGCCAACGACCTGCGGCTGATCGCGCGCTTCACGCCCGGCGGGACCGTCGAGGTCTACGAGGCGTCGTGGCCGAGGCGCTCGACGCGCAACGCCGGCGGGCACGGCCCGGGCACGCGCGAGCACGTCTTCGTCACGCGCGGCGGGCTGAAGGTCGGGCCGCTGGGCCGCGAGGTCGGCCTGGCCGGCGGCGACTACGCGACGTTCGCCGCCGACGAGCCGCACCTCTACGAGGCGCGCGCCAACACGCGCGCGCTGCTGCTGATGCAGTGGGCGCCGGGGCTGCCTCAGGCCGCCGCGCCGGCGGCGGGCGCGACCGCGCCCGGCACGTAG
- a CDS encoding AzlC family ABC transporter permease encodes MERTVATTTSYREGARRAVPLAIAVGGFGVTYGVLARQAGFTIPATILFSVLAFAGSAQFAAVSIVSDGGTAAAAIVAALLLNARYLPIGLSVAPWLPGRPAVRALQGQVTVDESWAVSHTGGGRYDPRLLVGAGATLWASWVVCSVAGVAAGSVLGNPETYGLDAAFPALFLALLAGQVRERRLLLAALAGAAIALIMVPLVPPGVPIVAASVVCLVGVLR; translated from the coding sequence ATGGAACGAACGGTCGCGACGACGACCTCCTACCGGGAAGGCGCCCGCCGGGCGGTGCCGCTGGCCATCGCGGTCGGCGGCTTCGGGGTCACCTACGGCGTGCTCGCGCGCCAGGCCGGCTTCACGATCCCCGCGACGATCCTGTTCTCGGTGCTCGCCTTCGCGGGCAGCGCGCAGTTCGCGGCGGTGTCGATCGTCTCGGACGGCGGGACGGCGGCCGCCGCGATCGTCGCGGCGCTGCTGCTCAACGCGCGCTACCTGCCGATCGGGCTGTCGGTCGCGCCGTGGCTGCCGGGCCGCCCGGCGGTCCGGGCGCTGCAGGGGCAGGTGACGGTCGACGAGTCGTGGGCGGTCAGCCACACCGGCGGCGGGCGCTACGACCCGCGGCTGCTCGTCGGCGCGGGCGCGACGCTGTGGGCGTCCTGGGTCGTGTGCAGCGTGGCGGGCGTCGCGGCGGGCTCGGTGCTCGGCAACCCCGAGACCTACGGCTTGGACGCCGCGTTCCCGGCGCTGTTCCTCGCGCTGCTCGCCGGCCAGGTCAGGGAGCGCCGGCTGCTGCTCGCCGCGCTGGCGGGCGCGGCGATCGCGCTCATCATGGTGCCCTTGGTCCCGCCCGGCGTGCCGATCGTCGCGGCGTCGGTCGTCTGCCTCGTGGGCGTGCTGCGATGA
- a CDS encoding AzlD domain-containing protein has protein sequence MSTAWIVVLGAGVGTLLLKGLAPAVLGGRALSPRLMGAMALLAPTLLAALIVTNTFATGRHLEVDARAAGLAAALVAIALRAPILVTIGAAALTAALLRALT, from the coding sequence ATGAGCACCGCCTGGATCGTCGTCCTCGGCGCGGGAGTGGGCACGCTGTTGTTGAAGGGGTTGGCGCCCGCGGTCCTCGGCGGCCGCGCGCTGTCGCCGCGCCTGATGGGCGCGATGGCGCTGCTGGCCCCGACGCTGCTGGCCGCGCTGATCGTCACCAACACGTTCGCGACCGGTCGTCACCTGGAGGTCGACGCGCGCGCCGCGGGCCTCGCCGCGGCGCTCGTCGCGATCGCGCTGCGCGCGCCGATCCTGGTGACGATCGGCGCGGCGGCGCTCACCGCGGCGCTGCTGCGGGCGCTGACGTAG